A single window of Vigna unguiculata cultivar IT97K-499-35 chromosome 1, ASM411807v1, whole genome shotgun sequence DNA harbors:
- the LOC114191973 gene encoding callose synthase 2-like: MSYRRGSDQPPQRRILRTQTAGNLGADPILDSEVVPSSLVEIAPILRVANEVDASNKRVAYLCRFYAFELAHRLDPQSSGRGVRQFKTALLQRLEKENVTTYEGRRKSDAREMQAFYRQYYEKYIQALQNAADKDRAQLTKAYQTAAVLFEVLKAVNRTEDLPVSEEIMQAHTKVEEQKQLYSPYNILPLDPESGKEAIMKYHEIQAAVLALRNIRGLPWTKGHANKVNEDILDWLQLMFGFQKDNVENQREHLILLLANVHIRQVPKPDQQPKLDDRALNEVMKKLFRNYKKWCKYLGRKSSLWLPTIQQEMQQRKLLYMGLYLLIWGEAANLRFMPECLCYIYHHMAFELYGMLAGNVSPLTGEPVKPAYGGENEAFLMKVVKPIYDVIAKEAKRSNMGKAKHSQWRNYDDLNEYFWSLDCFRLGWPMRVDSDFFSVPLPREQRQDNKDEENRVRATDRWSGKVNFVEIRTFWHVFRSFDRMWSFYILCLQAMIIIAWNGSGQLSSVFEGDVFKKVLSIFITAAILKLAQAVLDIVLSWKARNVMSLHVKLRYIFKAVLAAAWVIILPVTYAYSWKNPSGFAQTIKNWFGNGTGSPSLFILAVFIYLSPNILSALLFVFPFIRRYLERSNNGVVKLMMWWSQPRLFVGRGMQEGPLSLLKYTSFWVLLILAKLAFSYYLEIMPLVGPTRAIMNAHVSDYRWHEFFPHARNNMGVVIAIWSPIILVYFMDTQIWYAIFSTIWGGIYGAFRRLGEIRTLELLRSRFDSIPGAFNGCLIPAEQTETKRKKGLKAHFSRNFEQVSSNKEKESARFAQLWNKIITSLREEDLIDNREMDLMLVPYSADRSLNLIQWPPFLLASKIPIAVSMAKDSFGKGQELEKRMSRDKYMKSAVEECYASFKSIINFLVLGEREKLVIQNIFQRVDEHIENKALLTELNLSAVPNLYDRFVQLIELLLDNKVEDKDSIVILLLDMLEIVTRDIMEGDSEGLLDSSHGGSYGKDERFTPLDQQYTFFGKLQFPVETDIDAWIEKIKRLQLLLTVRESAMDVPSNLDARRRITFFSNSLFMDMPPAPKVRNMMSFSVLTPYFDEAVLFSLNHLEEPNEDGVSILFYLQKIFPDEWKNFVQRFDYKSEEKLRVENEEDLRLWASYRGQTLTKTVRGMMYIRQALELQAFLDMAKDEELMKGYKAAELESRENSTTDRTLWTQCQSLADMKFTYVVSCQQYSIHKRSGDPRAKEILKLMIKYPSLRVAYIDEVEEHIKDSSRKTDKVYYSALVKAPLPAKSNDSSETVQSLDQVIYRIKLPGPAILGEGKPENQNHAIIFTRGEGLQTIDMNQDNYMEEAFKMRNLLQEFLKQPDGPRMPTILGLREYIFTGSVSSLAWFMSNQEHSFVTIGQRLLAYPLKVRFHYGHPDVFDRLFHLTRGGVSKASKVINLSEDIFAGFNSTLREGNVTHHEYIQVGKGRDVGLNQISMFEAKIAAGNGEQTMSRDIYRLGHRFDFFRMLSCYYTTIGFYFSTLVTVLTVYVFLYGRLYLSLSGLEESLNKQRTIRENKALQVALASQSVVQIGLLLALPMLMEIGLERGFRQALSEFILMQLQLAPVFFTFSLGTKTHYYGRTLLHGGAQYRGTGRGFVVFHAKFADNYRLYSRSHFVKGIELVILLVVYHIFGHAYRGVVAYIFITITMWFMVGTWLFAPFLFNPSGFEWQKIVDDWTDWHKWISNRGGIGVAPDKSWESWWEKEHEHLRHSGKRGIATEIILALRFFIYQYGLVYHLSITDSTQSVLVYGVSWMIIFVILGLMKGVSLGRRRLSADYQLLFRLIEGSIFLTFLTIFIVLIAVAGLTFKDIIVCILAVMPTGWGLLLIAQACKPVIEKTGFWGSIRALARGYEVIMGLLLFTPVAFLAWFPFVSEFQTRMLFNQAFSRGLQISRILGGQRSDRSSNHKE, translated from the exons aTGTCTTATAGAAGGGGGTCTGATCAGCCTCCGCAAAGGCGTATACTACGAACTCAGACTGCTGGAAATTTAGGAGCAGACCCAATCTTGGACAGTGAAGTGGTGCCTTCTTCACTTGTTGAGATAGCTCCCATCCTCCGTGTTGCTAATGAAGTAGACGCCAGCAATAAAAGAGTTGCTTATCTCT GTCGGTTTTATGCTTTTGAACTAGCTCACAGACTAGATCCCCAGTCTAGTGGACGTGGTGTTCGCCAATTCAAAACTGCTCTTCTTCAGCGTCTGGAGAAG GAAAATGTCACAACATATGAGGGAAGAAGAAAGAGTGATGCTCGTGAAATGCAGGCCTTTTATAGGCAGTACTACGAAAAGTATATTCAAGCATTACAAAATGCTGCTGATAAGGACCG TGCTCAGCTCACAAAAGCATATCAAACGGCTGCTGTTTTATTTGAGGTATTGAAGGCAGTTAATCGAACGGAAGATCTTCCAGTATCTGAAGAG ATTATGCAAGCTCATACTAAGGTTGAGGAACAGAAGCAATTATATTCCCCTTATAATATTTTGCCACTTGATCCAGAGAGTGGAAAAGAGGCTATAATGAAATATCATGAG ATTCAAGCTGCGGTTTTGGCACTCCGTAATATAAGgggtttgccttggacaaaggGTCATGCTAACAAAGTAAATGAAGACATTCTGGACTGGCTTCAGCTGATGTTTGGTTTCCAG AAGGATAATGTGGAAAATCAAAGGGAGCACTTGATTCTTTTGCTTGCTAATGTACATATACGACAAGTTCCAAAACCTGATCAACAACCCAAG TTGGATGATCGTGCTTTAAATGAAGTGATGAAGAAACTCTTCAGAAACTACAAAAAATGGTGCAAGTATTTGGGCCGCAAAAGTAGCCTCTG GTTGCCAACTATTCAGCAGGAAATGCAACAGCGCAAATTATTATACATGGGCCTATATCTTCTTATATGGGGAGAAGCTGCAAACTTGAGGTTTATGCCAGAATGCCTTTGTTATATCTACCATCAC ATGGCATTTGAATTGTATGGGATGTTAGCCGGAAATGTTAGTCCGCTTACCGGTGAACCAGTAAAGCCTGCTTATGGTGGTGAAAATGAGGCTTTTCTTATGAAAGTGGTAAAACCAATATATGATGTAATAGCCAAG GAAGCTAAGAGGAGTAATATGGGAAAAGCAAAGCATTCTCAGTGGAGAAACTATGATgatttaaatgaatatttttg GTCACTTGATTGTTTTCGGTTAGGGTGGCCCATGCGTGTTGACTCTGATTTCTTCTCTGTGCCTTTACCTCGGGAGCAACGTCAGGATAACAAAGACGAG GAAAACAGAGTTCGTGCCACTGACCGATGGAGTGGAAAAGTTAATTTTGTTGAAATACGCACATTTTGGCATGTATTTAGAAGTTTCGATAGAATGTGGAGCTTTTATATACTCTGTTTGCAG GCGATGATAATCATTGCTTGGAATGGTTCTGGCCAATTAAGCTCTGTATTTGAGGGTGATGTTTTCAAGAAAGTTCTTAGCATCTTCATAACTGCTGCAATATTGAAGCTTGCACAAG CCGTTCTGGACATTGTCCTTAGTTGGAAAGCAAGGAACGTCATGTCACTTCATGTGAAGCTGCGGTATATATTTAAGGCGGTTTTAGCAGCAGCATGGGTCATAATTTTACCAGTCACTTATGCTTATAGTTGGAAAAATCCATCTGGCTTTGCACAAACCATTAAAAATTGGTTTGGCAATGGTACAGGTTCCCCTTCTCTGTTCATTTTGGCTGTCTTCATTTACTTATCTCCAAACATTCTCTCTGCACTGTTATTTGTGTTCCCATTCATTCGCCGGTATCTTGAGAGGTCTAACAATGGTGTTGTGAAGCTCATGATGTGGTGGTCTCAG CCTCGCCTCTTTGTTGGAAGAGGAATGCAAGAAGGTCCACTTTCATTGTTGAA GTACACTTCTTTCTGGGTTCTCCTAATTCTAGCTAAATTAGCATTCAGTTACTACCTGGAG ATAATGCCTCTTGTGGGTCCAACAAGAGCCATCATGAATGCTCATGTATCAGATTACAGATGGCATGAGTTCTTCCCTCATG CCAGAAACAATATGGGTGTAGTGATTGCTATATGGTCCCCTATCATACTT GTCTACTTTATGGATACACAGATTTGGTATGCTATATTCTCTACAATATGGGGAGGCATATATGGTGCATTTCGACGATTGGGAGAG atTCGAACCTTGGAATTACTTAGGTCTCGTTTTGATTCAATTCCGGGTGCTTTTAATGGTTGCTTGATTCCCGCGGAACAGACTGAGACAAAACGAAAGAAGGGCCTAAAGGCCCACTTTTCTCGCAACTTTGAACAG GTATCTTCTAATAAAGAGAAGGAATCTGCACGATTTGCACAGTTATGGAACAAAATAATCACTAGTCTGAGGGAAGAGGACCTAATTGATAACAG GGAGATGGACCTCATGCTCGTACCATATTCGGCCGACCGATCTTTAAACCTCATCCAGTGGCCACCTTTCTTACTTGCTAGCAAG ATCCCTATAGCTGTGTCAATGGCCAAAGACAGTTTTGGAAAAGGACAAGAACTGGAAAAGAGAATGTCAAGAGACAAGTACATGAAATCTGCTGTTGAGGAATGCTATGCTTCTTTTAAAAGCATTATTAACTTCTTGGTTCTTGGAGAACGTGAGAAATT ggttatacaaaatatttttcaaagagtTGATGAGCACATAGAAAACAAAGCTTTGCTGACTGAGTTGAATCTGAGTGCTGTCCCTAATCTGTATGATCGATTTGTTCAACTGATTGAACTTTTG TTGGATAACAAAGTGGAAGACAAGGATTCAATTGTGATACTCTTGCTTGACATGCTAGAGATTGTGACCAGAGACATAATGGAAGGAGACAGTGAGGG ATTGCTAGATTCAAGCCATGGTGGGTCTTATGGGAAAGATGAAAGGTTTACACCCCTTGATCAACAATATACGTTCTTTGGTAAACTTCAATTTCCTGTTGAAACAGATATTGACGCTTGGATAGAGAAA ATAAAAAGGCTTCAATTACTGCTTACTGTCAGGGAGTCTGCTATGGATGTTCCATCCAACTTGGATGCTCGGAGGCGTATAACTTTCTTCTCTAATTCATTGTTTATGGATATGCCACCTGCTCCCAAAGTTCGGAACATGATGTCCTTCTC TGTTTTGACACCATACTTTGATGAAGCTGTTCTTTTCTCCTTAAATCACCTGGAAGAGCCAAATGAAGATGGAGTGTCTATCCTCTTTTACCTGCAAAAGATATTTCCAG ATGAATGGAAAAACTTTGTTCAGCGTTTTGATtataaaagtgaagaaaaacTCAGAGTAGAGAATGAAGAAGATCTTCGTTTATGGGCATCATACAGAGGACAGACATTGACCAAAACTG TCCGAGGAATGATGTATATTCGACAAGCGTTGGAGCTACAGGCTTTTCTTGACATGGCGAAGGATGAAG AATTAATGAAAGGTTACAAGGCTGCAGAACTAGAGAGCAGGGAAAATTCAACCACTGACAGGACACTGTGGACACAATGTCAATCATTAGCTGACATGAAATTCACATATGTAGTTTCGTGTCAACAATATAGTATTCATAAGCGATCTGGTGATCCCAGggcaaaagaaattttaaagcTTATGATTAA GTACCCTTCTCTTCGAGTTGCTTACATTGATGAGGTTGAAGAGCATATCAAAGATTCATCTCGAAAAACAGATAAGGTTTATTATTCAGCTCTAGTGAAAGCTCCATTACCGGCAAAGTCAAATGATTCATCTGAAACAGTTCAGAGTTTAGACCAG GTAATTTACAGGATAAAGCTTCCTGGACCAGCAATATTGGGTGAGGGAAAGCCAGAAAATCAAAACCATGCCATCATTTTCACACGTGGGGAAGGCTTGCAAACAATTGATATGAATCAG GATAACTATATGGAAGAAGCCTTCAAGATGAGGAATTTGCTGCAGGAATTTCTCAAACAACCTGATGGTCCAAGAATGCCAACAATACTTGGACTCCGAGAGTATATATTTACTGGCAG TGTTTCATCTCTTGCGTGGTTTATGTCCAATCAAGAGCATAGTTTTGTGACAATTGGACAAAGATTGTTGGCTTACCCCTTGAA AGTGCGGTTCCATTATGGCCATCCAGATGTGTTTGATAGACTTTTCCACTTGACAAGAGGGGGTGTAAGCAAGGCTTCTAAGGTCATCAACTTGAGTGAGGATATATTTGCAG GTTTCAATTCTACTTTACGTGAAGGAAATGTCACTCATCATGAGTACATACAAGTTGGTAAAGGAAGGGATGTGGGACTTAACCAGATATCAATGTTTGAAGCAAAAATCGCTGCTGGTAACGGTGAGCAGACAATGAGTAGAGACATATACAGGCTTGGACACCGTTTTGATTTCTTCCGAATGCTATCTTGCTATTACACTACCATCGGCTTCTATTTCAGTACCCTG GTAACTGTCCTCACAGTTTATGTATTCCTTTATGGACGCCTCTATCTTTCCCTTAGTGGACTTGAAGAAAGTTTGAACAAACAGAGAACTATTCGAGAAAACAAAGCTCTTCAAGTAGCTCTTGCTTCTCAGTCAGTTGTGCAAATTGGACTTTTATTGGCATTGCCTATGTTGATGGAAATTGGCTTGGAGAGGGGATTCCGTCAGGCATTGAGTGAATTTATACTCATGCAACTACAGTTGGCACCtgtatttttcacattttctctTGGAACAAAAACACACTATTATGGAAGGACATTGCTTCATGGAGGTGCACAGTACAGAGGCACAGGCCGTGGTTTTGTGGTGTTTCATGCTAAATTTGCTGATAACTACAGGCTCTATTCTCGCAGCCATTTTGTTAAAGGAATTGAACTGGTGATTCTGCTTGTGGTATACCATATATTTGGTCATGCATACAGAGGAGTGGTTGCTTATATTTTCATTACTATAACCATGTGGTTCATGGTAGGGACATGGCTTTTTGCTCCCTTCCTTTTTAATCCATCAGGCTTTGAGTGGCAGAAGATAGTTGATGACTGGACAGATTGGCATAAATGGATAAGCAACCGTGGAGGCATTGGTGTAGCACCTGATAAAAGTTGGGAATCCTGGTGGGAAAAGGAACATGAGCATCTCCGGCACTCCGGAAAGCGTGGTATTGCTACTGAGATCATATTAGCCCTCCGTTTTTTCATATATCAATATGGCCTTGTATATCACCTGTCAATTACTGATTCAACTCAAAGTGTTCTG GTTTATGGTGTTTCATGGATGATAATCTTTGTAATATTGGGTTTAATGAAG GGTGTATCTCTCGGCAGGCGACGCCTTAGCGCAGACTACCAGCTTTTATTTCGATTGATTGAGGGTTC